The stretch of DNA TAGTCCAGGAATTGCCCAAATATGATTATAAAATTGAAAATCCGGATTGGCGGGGGCATCACCTCTTTGGGATCCGGCTGCCAGAACATATAGCACTTGACGAACTTAATCACAAGCTGGAAGAACACAATATTCACCTTTCCGTTCGCGGATCAGCTGTGCGCATTGCGCCAAATGTATATAATGATGAGCAGGATGTTACTGCTCTGCTTGAGGTGCTGAAAGATGTTGCAACCAACAATACGTAAGGAGCAATAAATACTTTTACTCATTATCTATCCTTTAACAGCTAATAATATAATTCGATAAAAATGCCCGATACGTCATCAACGAACTCAAACAAGAAGCCTAACTACTGGCTTGTCTTTGGGGTCGGTATCGCCTATATCCTGCTACTCGGGCTATTCACCTACTTTTTTAACCTGCCCATTTAACCACTATGCACTGGATTGACTGGCTTGTACTTATCGCCTTTCTGGGATACACTATCTGGGACGGTACGCGCCATGGCAAAGAAAGTGACAATATTGAAGGTTTTTTCTTAGCCAACCGCTCCATGCCATGGTGGGCTATGGGACTTTCGGTCATGGCAACCCAGGCTTCGGCTATCACCTTTATCGGAACAACCGGACAAGCCTATGTTGAAGACATGCGCTTTGTCCAAATTTACCTGGCCGTGCCCTTCGCCATGATTATCCTGTGCACTACACTTGTCCCCTTTTTCAATAAACTGCAAAACTTTAGTGCCTACGAAGTCCTCGAAGAACGATTTGGTCTCTCAACCAGACTTTTTACCAGTCTGCTATTTTTATTTTCCAGAGGATTGGGACTCGGCATCATCATCGCCGCGCCATCATACGTCCTTGCGCTGCTGCTAAATATTCCGCTTTCTACAACTATTCTTATTATTGGAATCACAGCCACGCTCTACACTATGGTCGGCGGCATCCATGGCGTCATTCGTACCGACGTCAAGCAAATGGCCATTATGCTCTTTGCACTTGCTTTTTGCTTTTTCTGGATACATTATCAGCTTCCCGAAAACGTGGAGTTTTCTGACTCTTTGTACCTGGCCGGTACGCTTGGCAAGCTGGATGCCCTGGATCTCAGCTTTGACATCAGTGAAAAGTACAATGTGTGGACTGGTGTTATCGCCTCTCTCTTTTTAATGCTCTCCTATTTTGGCACTGATCAAAGCCAGGTACAGCGATATTTGACAGCTAAATCACTCGATGATGCACGAAAGTCTTTGCTTTTGACCGCCTATGCCAAAATCCCCATGCAATTTTTTATCCTGCTATTAGGCGTTATGCTGTATGTGTTTTATATCTTTGGCGCGCCCCCCATGAGCTTCCGCAGTGTAGAACCAACTGCCCAGCAGCAACAAATAGAAATGAAAGGAGAACAACTGCAAAAGCAGTATGATAGAGCCTACCAGCAACGAAAAGAATCGGCCCGTGAGCTGCTCCAAAATCGAACGGACAAAAATGCCCGCCAATTTCAGCAGGCCGACCAGCAACTAAATGAGGTGCGTCAGGCCGAACTGCAGCGACAAGAAAAGATTACACAATCCAGTCTTAATGACACTAACTATATTCTCCCCTATTTTATCCTCAATGAAGTTCCTATTGGCATCATCGGACTTATTGTTGCTGGTATTTTTGCCGCTGCCTTATCAAGTATCGACAGTGAACTCAACGCTTTAGCTACTATTTCTATTGTAGATTGGTATAAGAGGTTAGATTCTAAAGACAGAGATGAGGCATGGTATCTTAAGTCATCACGATTTGCAACCGTATTATGGGGCACTCTGGCAACGTTGGCAGCACTGGCACTCGGCGAAACGCGATCTATCATTGAACTGGTAAACAAAATCGGCAGTTACTTTTACGGCTCTATACTTGGCGTTTTTGTCTTACTGCTTTGGGTAAAACGAGCCAACGGTGTTGGAGCTCTAACGGGACTCATTTCTGGGATGGGTACTGTGTTTTTGTTCGATCGTATTTACACCAATCCCGGAAATGGTGATTGGGAAACAATAATGCCGTGGCAACATGTACCTGAAGGATTTACCAAAAGCATTGAGTATCTCTGGTTGAATCCAGTAGGGACCACCGTCGTTGTGGTCGTAGGTATTATCTTTAGCATGTTCTGGAATCGTTTTAAAAGAGAGTAGCACTTTTACTGCTTACCACCTTCTTCGTTTTCAATATCCAAGGGATCTTCGGCACTGCCCACAATGGCTTCCATGGCATCTGTGAGTGTTGCCAATCCTTCAATTGGTTCATGCGCCATGACCAAAGCAAGTTCCTAGCTTCCATTTTGAAACTGAAGAAGCATTCTTCAATCAATAAAAAAGCCCCGACTTTTACACCGGGGCTTAAAATGAATTAGAAATTCCGACTGTTCTTTATCAATCGTTATCCGGATTCAAAATATTTTCGATACGCTGTTCCGCATCCGTTAAGTGGACATATGTTGCCCGATCATCGATGCGACTTTTCGTATCCTGGATATCACTAAGCAACAATTCTAGCTGGTTGCGCACAATGGGCCGAATATCAGACTGGCTGACATCCACATCCGTCCAGCCGTAGAATTCTTTGAGCTCATCGGGAATATCAGGCAGTTCTTCGGTCATCAAATATTCCATCCGTTCGATATACGCTCGCTGCAAATTTCGACGGTGCACGCCAATAGCATCATTATCATCGAGCTCGCTCCATATTCCATTACGAACATCATCCATCATCTCAAACGCATCGTACGTATTTTGGGAGGACCGGGCATCAAACTCTATAAGCCGGGCGATACGCTGCGGATCAGTCACATCATCAAGTACGCCAGCCTGTGCACTGCGCAAATTGTCAACAACCGTTGATTGATTAACACGGCTTAGAATATCCTCATTGAGCATCCAGCTAGGAGTATTAAATGCATAATCAACAAGGAAATTCATAGCTCGCTGCTGTGTTCGTTCTGGCACAAATTCATAAACCGGCCCATCTTGGTCATAGGTCTTGTTGTTTTCATAAACTCCGCCAATATTTTTAGTGACGTGTCCCATATACCGGTTCCATTGGCCTACAATATTTCTATACAGCTCTTCGAGCTCCTGGTAATTAGCACCTTCGCGGTCAGTCCATTCCACAAGATTAGCGGTGATACGCTTGAGATTAGCAATCCCTAACTCACTTGCTTTCATTGCATCGTTACCGAGATCCTCATTTTGAGCGCGGGGGTCAATCTTGCTGGCTGTTTGCTTGCCATAAAAATAACGGGGATCGTCTGCACGTTCGCGGGTCCACTCGTTTAGCTTCGCTTCTTTTTCTTCCTTGCTCATACTGTCCGGGAACCAAGTATATCCCCATTTAACAGCCCACTTATCATATTTACCGATAGCAGGATGAAAACTCTTCACCCCATCGCCAGGCTGAGCAATATAATTGAAGCGAGCATAATCCATAATAGAAGGAGCCGTACCGTGCTCGGCTGTAAATGAAGGCGACCGAAGTGAATCTACCGGATAAGCATAGCTGGAACCGTAATTATGCGGCAGGCCGAGCGTATGACCAACCTCGTGCGAAGACACAAAACGGATTAATTCGCCCATTACATCATCCTTAAAATGAGCGGCGCGCGCATCGGGATTGGTAGCCGCCGTCTGCACGAAATACCAGTTGCGGA from Fodinibius salinus encodes:
- a CDS encoding sodium:solute symporter family transporter produces the protein MHWIDWLVLIAFLGYTIWDGTRHGKESDNIEGFFLANRSMPWWAMGLSVMATQASAITFIGTTGQAYVEDMRFVQIYLAVPFAMIILCTTLVPFFNKLQNFSAYEVLEERFGLSTRLFTSLLFLFSRGLGLGIIIAAPSYVLALLLNIPLSTTILIIGITATLYTMVGGIHGVIRTDVKQMAIMLFALAFCFFWIHYQLPENVEFSDSLYLAGTLGKLDALDLSFDISEKYNVWTGVIASLFLMLSYFGTDQSQVQRYLTAKSLDDARKSLLLTAYAKIPMQFFILLLGVMLYVFYIFGAPPMSFRSVEPTAQQQQIEMKGEQLQKQYDRAYQQRKESARELLQNRTDKNARQFQQADQQLNEVRQAELQRQEKITQSSLNDTNYILPYFILNEVPIGIIGLIVAGIFAAALSSIDSELNALATISIVDWYKRLDSKDRDEAWYLKSSRFATVLWGTLATLAALALGETRSIIELVNKIGSYFYGSILGVFVLLLWVKRANGVGALTGLISGMGTVFLFDRIYTNPGNGDWETIMPWQHVPEGFTKSIEYLWLNPVGTTVVVVVGIIFSMFWNRFKRE
- a CDS encoding zinc-dependent metalloprotease, with protein sequence MRKSIAHYCKMIGLMALGACFIVSCATSEGTQQSSRKSKRGGPPGSEDGMKPYSEVITDEAESDEGLFDVHKIDSDFFYEIPDSLLSREMLLVSRIAETQNEIGYGGEKLNTQVVRWQKKDDEILLRHVSYENVAKDSLPVYEAVRNSNFEPIIASFDIKSLGEDSSGVVIDVTDLYSTDIPALGLQSGRREAYRVRRLDTDRSYIDHINSYPENIEARNWLTYQASNPPSSSSTGTISLEVNHSMVLLPNEKMDTRSYDQRVGYFSVQQTDYGTKAHKAKKVQHITRYKLVPKDKEAYMNGELVEPVNPIVYYIDPATPKKWRPYLKEGVEDWQEAFEAAGFKNAIIAKDPPSEEENPNWSPEDARYSVIRYFASDIQNAYGPHVHDPRSGQILESDIGWYHNVMNLLRNWYFVQTAATNPDARAAHFKDDVMGELIRFVSSHEVGHTLGLPHNYGSSYAYPVDSLRSPSFTAEHGTAPSIMDYARFNYIAQPGDGVKSFHPAIGKYDKWAVKWGYTWFPDSMSKEEKEAKLNEWTRERADDPRYFYGKQTASKIDPRAQNEDLGNDAMKASELGIANLKRITANLVEWTDREGANYQELEELYRNIVGQWNRYMGHVTKNIGGVYENNKTYDQDGPVYEFVPERTQQRAMNFLVDYAFNTPSWMLNEDILSRVNQSTVVDNLRSAQAGVLDDVTDPQRIARLIEFDARSSQNTYDAFEMMDDVRNGIWSELDDNDAIGVHRRNLQRAYIERMEYLMTEELPDIPDELKEFYGWTDVDVSQSDIRPIVRNQLELLLSDIQDTKSRIDDRATYVHLTDAEQRIENILNPDND